A region of Paenibacillus sp. 37 DNA encodes the following proteins:
- the rpoB gene encoding DNA-directed RNA polymerase subunit beta — MAGHLVQYGRRTRRSYARINEILEVPNLIEIQQKSYDWFLEEGLREMFQDISPIQDFTGNLILEFIDYSLGEPKYTVDDAKERDVTYAAPLRVKVRLINKETGEVKEQEVFMGDFPLMTNTGTFIINGAERVIVSQLVRSPSVYFSTKVDKNAKKTYTATVIPNRGAWLELEMDAKDVVYVRIDRTRKIPVTVLLRSLGFGTDAEILDLLGNDEYIRNTLDKDNTDSTEKALIEIYERLRPGEPPTLDNAKSLLVARFFDPKRYDLANVGRYKMNKKLHIKNRLFNQRLAESLVDAETGEIIAEAGQMVDRRLLDEIMPYLEKSVGFRTYHVGNGVLDANDIPMQTIDVFSPTEDGKVVKLIANANIDKSVKNVTPADIISSISYFLNLLQGIGSTDDIDHLGNRRLRSVGELLQNQFRIGLSRMERVVRERMSIQDANVITPQALINIRPVIASIKEFFGSSQLSQFMDQTNPLGELTHKRRLSALGPGGLTRERAGMEVRDVHPSHYGRMCPIETPEGPNIGLINSLSTFARVNEYGFIEAPYRWVDPKTGIVTEQIDYLTADEEDNYVIAQANAKLNEDGTFEEEAIIVRYNKQSDNILTMPSERVDYMDVSPKQVVSVATALIPFLENDDSNRALMGSNMQRQAVPLLIPKAPLVGTGMEHKAAKDSGVCIVSDYDGIIERSSANEIWVRRVEEVDGQEVKGDIVKYKLHKFMRSNQGTCINQRPIVKRGAAVKAGDILADGPSTEMGELALGRNVVVAFMTWEGYNYEDAILLSEKLVKEDVYTSIHIEEYESEARDTKLGPEEITRDIPNVGEEALRNLDERGIIRIGAEISAGDILVGKVTPKGVTELTAEERLLHAIFGEKAREVRDTSLRVPHGTDGIVVDVKVFTRENGDELPPGVNQLVRVYIAQKRKISEGDKMAGRHGNKGVVARILPEEDMPFLPDGTPVQIVLNPLGVPSRMNIGQVLEVHLGMAAMQLGIHVATPVFDGAKEYDVFDTMEEAGMQRNGKTVLYDGRTGEEFEREVTVGVMHMIKLAHMVDDKIHARSTGPYSLVTQQPLGGKAQFGGQRFGEMEVWALEAYGAAYTLQEILTVKSDDVVGRVKTYESIVKGENVPEPGVPESFKVLIKELQSLGMDVKILSEDEQEIEMREMDDEDDAASDKLSLNLEGTEVGAE; from the coding sequence TTGGCAGGACATCTTGTTCAATATGGTCGACGCACTCGGCGCAGTTATGCACGAATTAACGAGATACTCGAAGTTCCAAACCTGATTGAAATCCAACAAAAATCCTATGATTGGTTTTTGGAGGAAGGGTTGCGCGAAATGTTCCAGGATATCTCGCCGATCCAGGATTTTACAGGTAACTTGATTTTGGAATTTATCGATTACAGTCTCGGTGAACCGAAGTATACAGTAGACGATGCGAAAGAGCGTGACGTTACGTATGCAGCACCGCTTCGGGTCAAAGTCCGGCTCATTAATAAGGAAACCGGCGAAGTCAAAGAGCAGGAAGTATTCATGGGAGATTTCCCGCTGATGACCAACACGGGCACATTTATTATTAATGGTGCGGAACGGGTTATTGTCAGCCAGTTGGTTCGCTCTCCTAGCGTTTACTTCAGTACCAAAGTAGATAAAAACGCCAAAAAAACGTATACCGCTACAGTTATTCCTAACCGCGGCGCTTGGTTGGAACTGGAGATGGACGCGAAGGATGTTGTTTACGTCCGGATCGACCGTACACGTAAAATACCGGTTACGGTTCTCCTGCGTTCACTTGGTTTTGGCACAGATGCTGAGATTCTGGATCTGCTCGGTAATGACGAATATATCCGAAACACTCTGGACAAAGACAACACGGATTCCACGGAGAAAGCACTCATTGAGATCTATGAGCGTCTTCGTCCGGGCGAGCCGCCGACGCTGGATAATGCGAAAAGCTTGCTCGTAGCACGTTTCTTTGATCCAAAACGTTATGACCTGGCTAATGTAGGTCGTTACAAAATGAATAAAAAACTGCACATCAAAAACCGTTTGTTTAACCAGCGCTTGGCTGAGTCACTTGTTGACGCTGAGACTGGTGAAATCATTGCTGAAGCAGGTCAAATGGTTGATCGTCGTTTGTTGGATGAAATCATGCCGTATCTGGAGAAGAGCGTTGGATTCCGCACGTATCACGTGGGTAACGGCGTTTTGGATGCCAATGATATCCCTATGCAAACGATTGATGTGTTCTCACCAACTGAAGATGGTAAAGTGGTTAAACTGATTGCCAATGCAAACATTGACAAGTCCGTTAAAAACGTGACACCGGCGGATATCATTTCGTCCATCAGTTATTTCCTTAACCTTCTGCAGGGAATTGGTAGCACGGATGATATCGATCATCTGGGTAACCGTCGTTTGCGTTCGGTGGGTGAACTCCTGCAGAACCAGTTCCGTATCGGTTTGTCCCGTATGGAGCGTGTGGTTCGTGAGAGAATGTCCATTCAGGATGCTAACGTAATTACACCACAGGCTTTGATTAACATACGTCCTGTTATTGCGTCGATTAAAGAGTTCTTTGGTAGCTCTCAGTTGTCACAGTTTATGGATCAAACAAACCCGCTGGGTGAGCTGACACATAAACGTCGTTTGTCCGCACTCGGACCCGGTGGTTTGACGCGTGAGCGCGCAGGTATGGAAGTGCGTGACGTCCATCCATCCCACTATGGCCGTATGTGTCCAATCGAGACTCCAGAGGGACCAAACATTGGTTTGATCAACTCCTTGTCTACATTCGCTCGTGTGAATGAATATGGCTTCATTGAAGCTCCATATCGTTGGGTTGATCCGAAGACAGGTATTGTAACCGAGCAAATTGATTACCTGACAGCGGACGAAGAGGACAACTATGTTATCGCGCAAGCGAATGCGAAGTTGAACGAAGACGGTACATTTGAAGAAGAAGCGATCATTGTACGTTACAACAAACAGTCGGATAACATCCTTACGATGCCGAGTGAACGAGTTGACTACATGGACGTATCTCCTAAACAGGTTGTATCCGTCGCGACAGCGCTGATCCCGTTCCTTGAGAACGATGACTCCAACCGTGCACTCATGGGATCTAACATGCAGCGGCAGGCGGTTCCACTCTTGATTCCTAAAGCACCACTTGTAGGTACAGGTATGGAACACAAAGCTGCAAAAGATTCTGGTGTATGTATTGTCTCCGATTATGACGGAATTATCGAACGTTCTTCTGCGAACGAGATTTGGGTCCGTCGTGTTGAAGAAGTGGACGGTCAGGAAGTTAAAGGCGATATCGTTAAATATAAATTACACAAATTTATGCGTTCGAACCAAGGAACATGCATTAACCAGCGTCCGATTGTCAAAAGAGGTGCCGCTGTCAAAGCTGGTGATATCCTCGCTGATGGTCCTTCAACGGAAATGGGTGAATTGGCTCTGGGACGTAACGTTGTTGTTGCCTTCATGACTTGGGAAGGTTACAACTACGAGGATGCGATCTTGCTCAGTGAAAAACTCGTTAAGGAAGATGTATACACATCCATCCATATCGAGGAGTATGAGTCAGAAGCACGTGATACCAAGCTTGGACCTGAAGAGATCACACGTGACATCCCTAACGTTGGGGAAGAAGCGTTGCGTAACTTGGATGAGCGCGGTATTATCCGCATCGGTGCTGAGATCAGTGCTGGCGACATTCTGGTTGGTAAAGTAACACCTAAGGGTGTAACAGAGCTGACAGCAGAAGAACGTCTCTTGCATGCGATCTTTGGTGAGAAAGCACGTGAAGTACGTGATACTTCCTTGCGTGTACCACATGGTACTGACGGTATCGTAGTAGACGTGAAAGTATTTACCCGTGAAAACGGTGATGAGCTACCTCCAGGTGTTAACCAACTCGTTCGTGTATATATTGCTCAAAAACGGAAAATTTCCGAGGGTGATAAAATGGCCGGACGTCACGGTAACAAAGGGGTCGTGGCCCGCATCTTGCCGGAAGAAGATATGCCTTTCCTGCCAGACGGTACACCGGTTCAGATCGTTCTTAACCCACTGGGCGTACCTTCCCGGATGAATATCGGTCAAGTACTCGAGGTTCACTTGGGTATGGCGGCGATGCAACTGGGTATTCACGTTGCAACTCCTGTATTCGACGGAGCGAAGGAGTATGACGTCTTCGATACGATGGAAGAAGCAGGTATGCAACGTAATGGTAAAACTGTCCTGTATGATGGTCGTACAGGTGAAGAGTTTGAACGTGAAGTTACCGTAGGTGTCATGCACATGATCAAATTGGCACACATGGTTGATGATAAAATCCATGCCCGTTCCACGGGTCCTTACTCACTTGTTACGCAACAGCCATTGGGTGGTAAAGCCCAATTTGGTGGACAGCGTTTCGGGGAGATGGAAGTATGGGCGCTTGAGGCATACGGTGCAGCTTATACACTGCAAGAAATCTTGACTGTTAAATCCGATGACGTTGTTGGTCGGGTTAAAACGTATGAATCCATTGTCAAAGGTGAGAATGTTCCGGAACCAGGCGTTCCTGAATCATTCAAAGTATTGATCAAAGAGCTGCAAAGCTTGGGTATGGACGTTAAGATTTTGAGTGAAGATGAGCAAGAGATTGAAATGAGAGAAATGGACGATGAAGATGACGC
- a CDS encoding class I SAM-dependent methyltransferase, producing the protein MSNHYFSDKPQVAHDRRATEAVLRGFSLRFVTDAGVFSKNGIDYGSRVLIDAIELPSGAHVLDVGCGYGPMGLTAAKLVPDGHVTMIDINERAVELSRENAKANGINNVTVLQSNLLAEVKKQDFDVILTNPPIRAGKETVHTIFEQAHRHLKVGGSLWIVIQKKQGAPSAKAKLESLFGRVEEVTKDKGYRIFKAVKTEEVSTKS; encoded by the coding sequence ATGTCCAATCATTATTTTTCGGACAAACCGCAAGTGGCGCATGATCGCAGAGCAACTGAAGCGGTTCTTCGCGGATTCAGTCTGCGATTCGTGACGGATGCCGGTGTGTTTTCCAAAAACGGAATCGATTATGGCAGCAGAGTGTTGATTGATGCGATAGAGTTGCCATCAGGGGCTCATGTTCTCGATGTGGGCTGTGGATACGGGCCAATGGGTCTTACAGCAGCCAAACTTGTACCGGATGGGCATGTCACCATGATCGATATCAACGAGAGAGCCGTTGAACTTTCCAGGGAAAATGCAAAAGCGAACGGAATTAACAATGTTACGGTATTGCAAAGTAATCTACTGGCTGAAGTGAAAAAGCAAGATTTTGACGTTATCCTAACCAACCCGCCTATACGGGCTGGGAAAGAGACGGTTCATACTATTTTCGAACAGGCACATCGCCATCTGAAGGTAGGCGGTTCGTTGTGGATTGTCATTCAGAAAAAACAAGGAGCCCCGTCAGCGAAAGCGAAATTGGAATCTTTGTTTGGAAGAGTGGAAGAAGTGACGAAGGATAAAGGCTATCGGATTTTCAAAGCGGTGAAAACGGAAGAGGTATCTACTAAAAGCTGA
- the rplL gene encoding 50S ribosomal protein L7/L12: protein MSKEQILEAIKGMTVLELNDLVKAIEEEFGVTAAAPVAAAGAVASAEAEQSEFDVILTSAGASKINVIKAVREITGLGLKEAKELVDNAPKALKEKVAKEEAEAVKAKLEEAGASVEVK from the coding sequence ATGAGTAAAGAGCAAATCTTGGAAGCAATCAAAGGCATGACTGTACTGGAATTGAACGATCTTGTTAAAGCAATCGAAGAAGAATTCGGCGTAACTGCTGCAGCTCCAGTAGCTGCTGCAGGTGCAGTAGCTTCTGCTGAAGCTGAGCAATCCGAGTTCGACGTAATCTTGACTAGCGCTGGTGCTTCCAAAATCAACGTTATCAAAGCAGTTCGCGAAATCACAGGTCTTGGCCTGAAAGAAGCAAAAGAATTGGTTGACAACGCTCCAAAAGCATTGAAAGAAAAAGTTGCTAAAGAAGAAGCAGAAGCGGTTAAAGCTAAGCTTGAAGAAGCAGGCGCTTCAGTTGAAGTTAAATAA
- the rplJ gene encoding 50S ribosomal protein L10, which produces MANAKVIQAKQESVDAVTAKLRESVTTVVVDYRGLNVAQVTELRKQLREAGIEFQVLKNSLLRRAAAAAELTELDSVLTGPTAIAFSVNDVVAPAKILNDFAKKNDALELKGAVVEGRVIGVEEVKALAELPSRDGLLSMLLSVLQAPVRNFALAVKAVAEKEEQGA; this is translated from the coding sequence TTGGCAAACGCAAAAGTGATTCAAGCAAAACAAGAATCCGTTGATGCAGTAACAGCTAAATTGCGCGAGAGCGTTACAACTGTTGTTGTTGACTATCGCGGATTGAACGTTGCCCAAGTAACTGAGTTGCGTAAGCAACTTCGTGAAGCAGGCATCGAATTCCAAGTGCTGAAAAACTCGTTGCTTCGCCGTGCAGCTGCAGCAGCAGAACTGACAGAACTCGATAGTGTTCTTACAGGTCCTACTGCAATTGCATTCAGCGTAAATGACGTTGTGGCTCCAGCTAAAATTCTGAACGACTTCGCGAAAAAGAACGATGCACTGGAATTGAAAGGTGCAGTCGTAGAAGGTCGCGTAATCGGAGTAGAAGAAGTTAAGGCATTGGCAGAACTGCCATCCCGCGATGGACTCCTCTCCATGCTCCTCAGCGTGCTTCAAGCGCCAGTGCGCAACTTCGCGCTTGCGGTTAAAGCAGTTGCAGAAAAAGAAGAACAAGGCGCGTAA
- the rplA gene encoding 50S ribosomal protein L1: MAKHGKKYLEAAKLIDSEATYEPSEAVELVKKAATAKFDETIEAAVRLGVDPRKQDQAVRGVVVLPHGTGKTQRVLVFAKGDKAKEAEAAGADYVGDADMINKIQQGWFEFDVCVATPDMMSEVGKLGRLLGGKGLMPNPKAGTVTFDVTKAVQEIKAGKIEYRLDRAGQIHAPIGKASFSSEQLNENFKALMEALNRAKPAAAKGVYLKNVSLSSTMGPGARVNAAAFR; this comes from the coding sequence ATGGCTAAACACGGTAAAAAATACCTGGAAGCTGCTAAGCTGATTGACAGCGAAGCAACTTACGAGCCTTCAGAAGCTGTAGAGCTTGTGAAAAAGGCAGCTACTGCAAAATTCGATGAAACAATCGAAGCAGCAGTTCGTTTGGGTGTAGACCCTCGTAAGCAAGACCAGGCTGTACGTGGTGTTGTTGTCTTGCCACACGGCACAGGTAAAACACAACGCGTATTGGTATTTGCGAAAGGTGACAAAGCGAAAGAAGCGGAAGCGGCTGGCGCGGACTATGTTGGTGATGCAGACATGATCAACAAAATCCAACAAGGCTGGTTCGAATTCGACGTCTGCGTAGCGACACCGGATATGATGAGTGAAGTAGGTAAATTGGGCCGACTGCTCGGCGGTAAAGGTCTGATGCCTAACCCTAAAGCCGGAACGGTAACTTTCGATGTAACTAAGGCTGTTCAAGAAATTAAAGCCGGTAAAATCGAATATCGTCTGGATCGTGCAGGTCAAATTCATGCACCGATTGGTAAAGCTTCTTTCTCTTCTGAGCAACTTAATGAGAACTTCAAAGCTCTCATGGAAGCTCTGAATCGTGCTAAACCAGCGGCAGCAAAAGGTGTTTATCTGAAGAATGTTAGTCTTTCTTCCACGATGGGACCTGGCGCACGCGTGAACGCAGCAGCTTTTAGATAA
- the rplK gene encoding 50S ribosomal protein L11 — protein sequence MAKKVIKMVKLQIPAGKANPAPPVGPALGQAGVNIMAFCKEFNARTADQAGLIIPVEISVFEDRSFTFITKTPPAAVLLKVAAKVEKGSGEPNKKKVATVKRDAVRQIAETKMPDLNAADVESAMRMVEGTARSMGITIED from the coding sequence ATGGCGAAAAAAGTTATTAAAATGGTAAAACTGCAGATTCCAGCAGGTAAAGCAAACCCAGCACCACCAGTAGGTCCGGCTTTGGGTCAAGCAGGTGTCAACATCATGGCATTCTGTAAAGAATTCAACGCTCGTACAGCTGATCAAGCGGGATTGATTATTCCAGTTGAAATTTCTGTATTCGAGGACCGTTCCTTTACTTTCATCACTAAAACTCCACCAGCAGCAGTTCTGTTGAAAGTGGCAGCTAAAGTTGAAAAAGGATCCGGCGAACCGAACAAGAAAAAAGTTGCTACAGTTAAACGTGATGCGGTACGTCAAATCGCAGAAACAAAAATGCCTGACCTGAATGCAGCAGACGTTGAGTCCGCTATGCGTATGGTCGAAGGTACTGCCCGCAGCATGGGTATCACCATCGAAGACTAA
- the nusG gene encoding transcription termination/antitermination protein NusG, producing MEKRWYVVHTYSGYENKVKANLEKRVESMGMEDKIFRVLVPMEEEVVNKDGKKKTVMRKVYPGYVLVEMVQTDDSWYVVRNTPGVTGFVGSTGSGSKPTALLPEEVEQILKHMGMVEPKPKIEFDIKESVRIKVGPFANFVGSVEEILVDKSKLKVHVNMFGRETPLELEYTQVEKI from the coding sequence ATGGAAAAAAGATGGTACGTCGTTCATACCTATTCAGGGTATGAGAACAAGGTCAAAGCCAATTTGGAAAAACGCGTAGAGTCTATGGGCATGGAAGACAAGATATTCCGCGTTCTTGTTCCTATGGAAGAAGAAGTGGTAAACAAGGACGGTAAGAAAAAAACCGTTATGCGTAAAGTTTACCCCGGTTATGTCTTGGTGGAAATGGTACAGACGGATGATTCTTGGTATGTTGTTCGCAACACACCAGGTGTTACAGGATTTGTCGGTTCGACAGGTTCTGGGTCCAAACCAACTGCATTGTTGCCTGAAGAAGTGGAACAAATTCTGAAGCACATGGGTATGGTTGAACCTAAGCCGAAAATTGAGTTCGATATTAAGGAATCCGTACGTATTAAAGTCGGCCCTTTTGCGAATTTCGTAGGCTCCGTGGAAGAGATTTTGGTAGACAAAAGCAAGTTGAAAGTGCACGTGAACATGTTTGGACGGGAAACACCGCTTGAGTTGGAATACACACAAGTGGAGAAGATATAG
- the secE gene encoding preprotein translocase subunit SecE — MKRSFKSLISFFSESWAELKKVRWPNRKELTNYTLIVLGTVVVMTLFFWVIDIGISFVIEAII; from the coding sequence GTGAAACGAAGTTTCAAATCTCTGATTTCCTTTTTCTCAGAAAGCTGGGCTGAACTTAAAAAAGTTCGCTGGCCTAATCGTAAAGAGCTGACCAACTACACATTGATCGTACTTGGTACTGTTGTGGTTATGACGCTGTTTTTTTGGGTCATTGACATTGGCATCTCCTTTGTGATCGAAGCGATTATTTAA
- the rpmG gene encoding 50S ribosomal protein L33: MRVIITLACTNCKQRNYTTTKNKRNHPDRMEMKKFCKFCNEQTSHRETR; encoded by the coding sequence ATGCGGGTAATTATTACTTTGGCTTGTACTAACTGCAAACAAAGAAATTACACTACGACAAAAAACAAGCGTAATCACCCCGACCGCATGGAGATGAAGAAATTTTGCAAGTTTTGTAACGAGCAGACTTCTCATCGCGAAACCAGATAG
- the sigH gene encoding RNA polymerase sporulation sigma factor SigH, which produces MSVDLKDIMLSKYDYQSDEDIVEAFREGESEALEFLINKYRNFVRAKARSYFLIGADREDIIQEGMIGLYKSIRDFKGDKLASFKAFAELCITRQIITAIKTATRQKHIPLNSYVSLDKPIYDEESDRTLLDVICGTQVSDPEELIINQEEFVGLEDKMSEILSDLERKVLMLYLDGRSYQEIAVDLDRHVKSIDNALQRVKRKLEKYLEVRDN; this is translated from the coding sequence GTGAGTGTCGACCTCAAAGATATCATGTTATCCAAGTATGATTACCAAAGTGACGAAGACATTGTCGAAGCTTTCCGTGAAGGCGAAAGCGAAGCGTTAGAGTTTCTAATTAACAAATATCGCAACTTTGTACGCGCCAAGGCAAGATCTTATTTTCTGATTGGGGCAGACCGGGAAGATATTATTCAAGAAGGAATGATTGGCCTCTACAAATCCATTCGAGATTTTAAAGGGGACAAGCTGGCTTCGTTCAAGGCTTTTGCCGAACTGTGTATTACAAGACAGATCATCACGGCGATTAAGACAGCAACACGTCAGAAGCATATTCCGCTTAATTCTTATGTATCTCTGGACAAGCCTATTTATGACGAAGAGTCTGATCGTACGTTACTCGATGTGATTTGTGGAACCCAGGTCAGTGATCCGGAAGAACTTATCATCAATCAGGAAGAGTTTGTGGGCCTGGAAGATAAAATGTCCGAGATTCTGAGTGATCTGGAACGTAAAGTATTGATGTTGTATCTGGACGGGAGATCTTATCAAGAGATTGCAGTTGATTTGGACAGACATGTGAAGTCCATTGATAATGCACTTCAGCGCGTCAAGCGCAAACTTGAAAAGTACCTGGAAGTTCGAGATAATTAA
- a CDS encoding NYN domain-containing protein, with protein MADSRDVLLVDGYNMIGDWPELTKLAESGLEEARNRLLFRLADYQAFSGRRVIVVFDAYLVPGLGKSFTQSKVQIYFTKEKETADECIERLVRELSMRRRQIYVATSDMVEQHVIFGQGALRVSARELLIEVEQNEKDLKKRLEEDQARTTRNTLGGKLSPDVLKEFERWRRE; from the coding sequence ATGGCTGATTCCCGTGATGTGCTTCTTGTAGACGGGTACAACATGATTGGCGACTGGCCGGAATTAACCAAACTGGCGGAAAGTGGGCTCGAAGAGGCACGTAACAGGCTTCTCTTTCGTCTAGCAGACTACCAGGCTTTCTCCGGCCGGCGAGTCATTGTTGTGTTTGACGCCTACCTCGTGCCTGGACTCGGTAAATCCTTTACTCAGAGCAAAGTGCAGATCTATTTTACAAAGGAAAAAGAGACGGCAGACGAATGCATTGAGAGACTCGTTCGGGAACTAAGCATGCGAAGACGCCAAATCTATGTGGCTACGAGCGATATGGTAGAGCAACATGTTATATTTGGACAGGGAGCGCTACGTGTATCTGCGAGGGAGTTGCTAATTGAAGTTGAGCAGAACGAAAAAGATTTAAAAAAACGGCTGGAAGAAGATCAGGCGAGGACCACGCGTAACACACTCGGTGGCAAGTTGAGTCCCGATGTATTAAAAGAGTTTGAGCGATGGCGCCGGGAATAA
- the rlmB gene encoding 23S rRNA (guanosine(2251)-2'-O)-methyltransferase RlmB, with the protein MEEEWIAGKHSVTEALRSGRTINKIWIADTAQKHLTQPIISEAKKLGIVIQHVDKRKLDQTVPGIQHQGVVAQAAPYAYVEVEDILAAAKAKNEHPFLILLDEIEDPHNLGSILRTADCTGAHGVIVPKRRSAAVTVTVSKTSAGAVEYVPVARVSNLGQTIDRLKEEGVWVVGTDVTAHEGVFGNGVFTGPVALVIGNENKGMGRLIREKCDVLIKLPMQGQINSLNASVAAGVVMYEVLRSRQAQE; encoded by the coding sequence ATGGAAGAAGAATGGATCGCCGGTAAACACTCCGTGACGGAGGCGCTGCGTTCAGGCCGGACCATTAATAAAATATGGATTGCCGATACAGCACAGAAACATCTGACTCAACCTATTATCTCGGAAGCTAAAAAGCTAGGTATTGTCATTCAACACGTGGACAAGCGTAAGCTGGATCAAACGGTACCAGGCATTCAGCATCAGGGTGTAGTTGCTCAAGCGGCACCTTACGCTTATGTGGAGGTAGAAGACATTCTTGCCGCAGCAAAAGCGAAGAATGAGCATCCTTTCCTGATTCTGCTGGATGAGATTGAAGATCCTCATAACCTGGGGTCAATTTTGCGGACAGCAGATTGCACGGGTGCGCATGGCGTCATTGTACCCAAACGTCGCTCGGCAGCGGTAACCGTGACAGTATCCAAAACATCAGCAGGCGCTGTGGAGTACGTGCCAGTGGCTCGAGTAAGTAATCTTGGACAGACCATTGATCGCCTCAAAGAGGAAGGTGTATGGGTTGTAGGGACAGATGTCACGGCTCATGAAGGTGTCTTTGGTAATGGAGTCTTTACTGGCCCTGTGGCATTGGTAATCGGAAATGAGAACAAGGGAATGGGACGACTTATTCGTGAGAAATGCGATGTACTGATCAAATTACCAATGCAAGGTCAGATTAATTCCCTGAATGCTTCCGTGGCAGCCGGGGTTGTCATGTATGAAGTGCTCCGTTCGCGTCAAGCGCAGGAATAG
- a CDS encoding Mini-ribonuclease 3 — MSEGHPNTPKQQEQVTDGGWFPYPPSRPARLIPPIALAYIGDAVYEVAVRQYLLSKANMRPNHLHRSATGLVSAKAQSRILTTIEAELTEEERDIVRQGRNAKSGSVPKNADVLEYRHATAFECLIGYLYSSGHHDRMIELIGLGIEHAEQQSPTQK; from the coding sequence ATGAGCGAAGGACATCCAAATACACCAAAACAACAGGAGCAGGTCACAGACGGAGGATGGTTCCCATATCCTCCTTCCAGACCTGCGAGGTTGATTCCACCTATTGCACTGGCCTATATTGGTGATGCGGTATATGAGGTAGCTGTTCGTCAATATCTGTTGTCGAAGGCCAACATGCGTCCCAATCATTTGCACCGTAGTGCAACCGGGTTGGTATCAGCGAAGGCACAGAGCCGCATACTTACAACGATTGAGGCTGAACTGACAGAGGAAGAACGTGATATTGTCCGGCAAGGGCGGAATGCCAAGTCGGGTAGTGTACCCAAAAATGCAGATGTGTTGGAATACAGACATGCCACGGCTTTTGAATGTCTCATTGGTTACCTCTACAGCAGTGGTCATCACGACCGCATGATTGAACTGATCGGGCTTGGCATTGAGCACGCGGAGCAACAATCACCGACACAAAAATAG